A single window of Gadus morhua chromosome 22, gadMor3.0, whole genome shotgun sequence DNA harbors:
- the ndufb9 gene encoding NADH dehydrogenase [ubiquinone] 1 beta subcomplex subunit 9, translating into MAAYLTHQQKVLRLYKKSLRHLESWCIFRDKYRFYACLLRQRFDDGMGEKDMVKATRMLKAGEEEFWTNQHPQPYIFPDSPGGTSYERYECYKAPEWLLDHWHPSEKSQYPDYFSKRETWKKLREQSWDREVAQLQAETPAGGPLSEALPPARQEGHLPPMWWQYVTRPRERPT; encoded by the exons ATGGCGGCGTACCTCACCCACCAGCAGAAGGTCCTGCGGCTCTACAAGAAGTCACTCAGACACCTGGAATCATGGTGCATATTCAG GGATAAGTACAGGTTCTACGCTTGTCTGCTGCGGCAGCGGTTCGACGATGGCATGGGGGAGAAGGACATGGTGAAGGCCACCCGCATGCTGAAGGCCGGAGAGGAGGAGTTCTGGACCAATCAGCACCCTCAGCCCTACATCTTCCCCGACTCCCCGGGCGGGACGTCCTACGAGAGATACGAGTGCTACAAG GCCCCGGAGTGGCTGCTGGACCACTGGCACCCGTCTGAGAAGAGCCAGTACCCGGACTACTTCAGCAAGAGAGAGACCTGGAAGAAACTCAGAGAGCAGAGCTGGGACCGAGAG GTGGCCCAGCTCCAGGCCGAGACGCCGGCCGGCGGGCCCCTCAGCGAGGCCCTCCCCCCGGCCCGCCAGGAGGGACACCTGCCCCCCATGTGGTGGCAGTACGTCACCCGGCCCCGCGAGCGCCCCACCTAG
- the rbm18 gene encoding putative RNA-binding protein 18: protein MSSAAESVENASILSESVSHDGNRLWIGNLDPKITEYHLVKLLERFGQVQQFDFLFHKSGPMEGQPRGYCFVNFHSRPEAERAIRCLNGKLALSKRLVVRWAHAQRFEGFRTEKNTMPSSLEPGGSGPADDGAISSANNHLSTSAKIRAIEAKLQMMEDHPDEEPPGPSPYVYNKPPERKRWEPYNKNGGQSRPYRKFRR from the coding sequence ATGTCGTCCGCCGCCGAGTCGGTGGAGAACGCGTCGATCCTTTCGGAGAGCGTCTCCCACGACGGCAACCGGCTGTGGATCGGGAACCTGGACCCCAAGATCACCGAGTACCACCTGGTGAAGCTGCTGGAGCGCTTCGGCCAGGTGCAGCAGTTCGACTTCCTCTTCCACAAGTCGGGTCCCATGGAGGGCCAGCCGCGGGGCTACTGCTTCGTCAACTTCCACAGCCGCCCCGAGGCGGAGCGGGCCATCCGCTGCCTCAACGGGAAGCTGGCCCTCTCCAAGCGGCTGGTGGTTCGCTGGGCCCACGCCCAGAGGTTCGAGGGCTTCCGGACGGAGAAGAACACCATGCCGTCCAGCCTGGAGCCCGGGGGCAGCGGGCCGGCTGACGACGGAGCCATCTCCTCCGCCAACAACCACCTGAGCACCAGCGCCAAAATCCGCGCCATCGAGGCCAAGCTCCAGATGATGGAGGACCACCCCGACGAGGAGCCGCCCGGCCCGTCGCCCTACGTCTACAACAAGCCACCGGAGAGGAAGCGCTGGGAGCCTTACAACAAGAACGGGGGCCAGAGCCGGCCCTACCGCAAGTTCAGGagatga
- the LOC115535469 gene encoding formin-like protein 6 isoform X1 yields MAHMPAPMTAPKTSPMKAPMTSPMKAPRSFPRSAPRTAPSSKVRPVLPRPEEEEEDEDEEAELWFPDCNDEEDKKGGGPLHPSLPHCPPIRGTPQRPHGYGGSLGFKLNGVPVEPQAGGPADLLLVHTGGPCGFTSLLVSPPPLLFPSSFYPLSTAPPTRAHAHHHRRAVWGGRKEGAERLSGPRVRPPGWGRSSGKPLVPNWPPSSFQKDPVFKGRRPAPQTSPLFPLRVSLPPRQEAEGLHVCLQ; encoded by the exons ATGGCCCACATGCCGGCCCCCATGACGGCCCCAAAGACGTCCCCTATGAAGGCCCCCATGACGTCCCCTATGAAGGCCCCTAGGTCGTTCCCGAGGTCGGCTCCTAGGACGGCCCCCAGCAGTAAAGTGCGCCCGGTGCTCCctagaccagaggaggaggaggaggacgaggacgaggaggcggAGCTCTGGTTTCCAGATTGTAATGATGAGGAAGATAAGAAGGGAGGCGGTCCTCTCCATCCCAGCCTGCCTCACTGTCCACCAATCAGGGGCACCCCTCAg CGTCCCCATGGCTACGGTGGCTCCCTGGGCTTCAAGCTGAACGGTGTGCCGGTGGAGCCTCAGG cagggggcccgGCTGACCTGCTGCTGGTGCACACGGGGGGCCCCTGTGGCTTCACCTCCCTactggtctcccccccccccctcctcttcccctcctccttctaccCCCTCTCCACTGCTCCTCCAACCAGAGCCCACGCCCATCATCACAG gcgtGCTGTGTGGGGAGGCCGCAAAGAGGGTGCTGAGCGACTGTCAGGTCCCAGAGTCAGGCCCCCAGGATGGGGTCGGTCTTCAGGAAAGCCCCTGGTCCCCAACTGGCCACCATCATCCTTTCAAAAAGACCCTGTGTTTAA GGGGCGGCGGCCAGCTCCGCAGACCTCGCCGCTGTTCCCACTGCGggtctcccttcctcctcgtcAGGAAGCTGAGGGgcttcatgtgt GCCTGCAGTAA
- the LOC115535469 gene encoding uncharacterized protein LOC115535469 isoform X2 yields the protein MAHMPAPMTAPKTSPMKAPMTSPMKAPRSFPRSAPRTAPSSKVRPVLPRPEEEEEDEDEEAELWFPDCNDEEDKKGGGPLHPSLPHCPPIRGTPQRPHGYGGSLGFKLNGVPVEPQGGPADLLLVHTGGPCGFTSLLVSPPPLLFPSSFYPLSTAPPTRAHAHHHRRAVWGGRKEGAERLSGPRVRPPGWGRSSGKPLVPNWPPSSFQKDPVFKGRRPAPQTSPLFPLRVSLPPRQEAEGLHVCLQ from the exons ATGGCCCACATGCCGGCCCCCATGACGGCCCCAAAGACGTCCCCTATGAAGGCCCCCATGACGTCCCCTATGAAGGCCCCTAGGTCGTTCCCGAGGTCGGCTCCTAGGACGGCCCCCAGCAGTAAAGTGCGCCCGGTGCTCCctagaccagaggaggaggaggaggacgaggacgaggaggcggAGCTCTGGTTTCCAGATTGTAATGATGAGGAAGATAAGAAGGGAGGCGGTCCTCTCCATCCCAGCCTGCCTCACTGTCCACCAATCAGGGGCACCCCTCAg CGTCCCCATGGCTACGGTGGCTCCCTGGGCTTCAAGCTGAACGGTGTGCCGGTGGAGCCTCAGG ggggcccgGCTGACCTGCTGCTGGTGCACACGGGGGGCCCCTGTGGCTTCACCTCCCTactggtctcccccccccccctcctcttcccctcctccttctaccCCCTCTCCACTGCTCCTCCAACCAGAGCCCACGCCCATCATCACAG gcgtGCTGTGTGGGGAGGCCGCAAAGAGGGTGCTGAGCGACTGTCAGGTCCCAGAGTCAGGCCCCCAGGATGGGGTCGGTCTTCAGGAAAGCCCCTGGTCCCCAACTGGCCACCATCATCCTTTCAAAAAGACCCTGTGTTTAA GGGGCGGCGGCCAGCTCCGCAGACCTCGCCGCTGTTCCCACTGCGggtctcccttcctcctcgtcAGGAAGCTGAGGGgcttcatgtgt GCCTGCAGTAA
- the LOC115536024 gene encoding uncharacterized protein LOC115536024, with the protein SNSTSTGLTSTNSTSTGLTSTNSTITSLTSTNSTFSSLTSTNSTFSSLTSTNSTVTGLTSTNSTVTGLTSTNYTFTSLTSTNSTSTGLTSTNSTSTGLTSTNSTSTCLTSTNSTVTSLTSTNSTITSLTSTNSTVTSLTSTNSTITSLTSTNSTSTSLNSTNSTITSLTSTNSTYPRPPRRGRPPASGPPPGAAWSSPWRSSTTGQTTRPPPPPPLKSRGPYHCITCKTIVRDNVQLMKHMDQHAAVQRGGPGNDITSCSFCYRRFQCPFTLQCHLEAVHTQCQATAVCKICELSFVDERDLLKHMKILHQPGEMPYVCQVCGFRSSFHSSLRGHFETVHKGSASLLCLYCLKVLRSHAPYQYHLGRHQRRDVLPCDRCRLYFLSTKERSDHKLLHHGTHLRPPSTLHLPHGTTVTVRAYSVVKGTEEPKNRPAPSKVIALAPGSPPLEPPPPEPPSEKPLKSPPPRPPKWKPPSRPLLCLECMSPVPGRSHFLSVVRCSRCKYLTHCSRAYANHMISNHATRRSKSKWTSLFLPQHRCDWNLSCGSCDLTTHNGDLMTNHMTDHAHHTCSLPHAATCSGGGGPRQDPPWRAEPPLRTEPPLRTAPQHEASVLQQLSHCSEERRGQLLSGGGAFVPIHLLPSGTTSTLLSVKTLSRLPPPRYTPAMTIRVRSPRTRPAQRGAGGLGAGLGAEQLAVVLSALCGGLPQAGRRYHTDPALIQAWVVQREAELGLRAWGWDTEPVAEWVLIQREQQLAVLESSLLQVGVEVLGGVRYGWGGLHGWAVDLMLHHQLSLQRAVQSQHSTQPRPFTHKTLRFLKQLNTEMQSFQPGSVGCMDELSLFLDMEGGRGLQLFGRSESLRCDVVLGGLADGSFLRPALFFRGPEPRRPPGFPANVLLEARPEGFTDQQRLQLWTSKVWQPHVERGRGYSLLLMDKHRGHEGAEFTAALGASSTLSTIFPIGCSAHLQPLDACISPVVREFLQARWSQLAPPSGGGPEEEQGGGSGLGLEELALTLGCWLSEVASTLDRMPHVLTRSFSVASSSSQKREGLGHMITELAESLIGEQIDPMEDEGGGAEV; encoded by the exons AGTAACTCTACCTCCACCGGTCTAACCAGTACTAACTCTACCTCCACCGGTCTAACCAGTACTAACTCTACCATCACCAGTCTAACCAGTACTAACTCTACCTTCTCCAGTCTAACCAGTACTAACTCTACCTTCTCCAGTCTAACCAGTACTAACTCTACCGTCACCGGTCTAACCAGTACTAACTCTACCGTCACCGGTCTAACCAGTACTAACTATACCTTCACCAGTCTAACCAGTACTAACTCTACCTCCACCGGTCTAACCAGTACTAACTCTACCTCCACCGGTCTAACCAGTACTAACTCTACCTCCACCTGTCTAACCAGTACTAACTCTACCGTCACCAGTCTAACCAGTACTAACTCTACCATCACCAGTCTAACCAGTACCAACTCTACCGTCACCAGTCTAACCAGTACTAACTCTACCATCACCAGTCTAACCAGTACCAACTCTACCTCCACCAGTCTAAACAGTACTAACTCTACCATCACCAGTCTAACCAGTACCAACTCGACCT accccagaccccccaggCGGGGGCGGCCCCCGGCCTCTggcccccccccaggggcgGCCTGGTCATCCCCCTGGAGGAGTTCTACTACGGGACAGACGActcgcccacccccccccccgccactcaAGTCCCGCGGGCCGTACCACTGCATCACCTGCAAAACCATCGTCAGGGACAACGTCCA GTTGATGAAGCACATGGACCAGCACGCTGCGGTCCAGAGGGGCGGGCCAGGGaacgacatcacttcctgttccttcTGCTACCGGAGGTTCCAGTGCCCCTTCACCCTGCAGTGCCACCTGGAGGCCGTCCACACACAGTGCCAGGCAACAG cGGTGTGCAAGATCTGTGAGTTGTCGTTCGTGGACGAACGAGACCTGCTGAAGCACATGAAGATCCTCCACCAGCCTGGAGAGATGCCCTACGTCtgccag gtgtgtgggtTCCGCTCGTCCTTCCACTCCTCCCTGCGTGGCCATTTTGAAACGGTCCACAAAGGCTCCGCCTCCCTGCTGTGTCTCTACTGCCTCAAGGTCCTCCGTAGCCACGCCCCCTACCAGTACCACCTGGGGAGGCaccag aggaggGATGTGCTTCCCTGTGACAGGTGCCGTCTGTACTTCCTGTCCACCAAGGAGCGTTCCGACCACAAGCTGCTCCACCACGGGACGCACCTCcggcccccctccaccctgcacCTGCCCCACGGCACCACG GTGACGGTCAGAGCCTACTCTGTTGTTAAAGGAACAGAGGAACCGAAGAACAGGCCGGCTCCCTCCAAG GTCATAGCCTTGGCCCCAGGGTCTCCACCCCTAGAGCCTCCACCCCCAGAGCCCCCAAGTGAGAAGCCTCTCAAGAGtccccctccccggcccccaAAATGGAAACCACCAAG caGGCCGCTGTTGTGTCTAGAGTGTATGTCTCCGGTCCCGGGTCGGTCCCACTTCCTCTCTGTGGTGCGCTGCTCCCGCTGTAAATACCTGACGCACTGCAGCCGGGCCTACGCCAACCACATGATCAG CAACCACGCCACGCGGAGAAGCAAATCCAAATGGACGTCCTTGTTCCTGCCCCAACACAG GTGTGACTGGAACCTCAGCTGTGGGTCATGTGACTTAACCACGCACAACGGAGACCTGATGACCAATCACATGACGGACCACGCCCATCACACCTGTTCCCTCCCtcatg CAGCGACGTGTTCCGGAGGAGGCGGACCTCGGCAGGACCCCCCCTGGAGGGCAGAGCCCCCCTTGAGGACGGAGCCCCCCTTGAGGACCGCCCCACAACACGAGGCCTCCGTCCTCCAGCAGCTTTCTCA CTGTTCAGAGGAGAGGCGGGGCCAGCTGCtgtctgggggcggggccttcgTCCcaatccacctcctcccctcgggAACCACCTCCACACTGCTGTCTGTCAAAACCCTCAGCCGCCTCCCGCCTCCCCGCTACACCCCCGCCATGACCATCCGCGTCCGCAGCCCCAGGACACGCCCTGCTCAG AGGGGGGCTGGtggcctgggggcggggctgggggcggaGCAGCTGGCGGTGGTGCTGTCCGCTCTGTGCGGCGGGCTGCCCCAGGCGGGCCGGCGCTACCACACGGACCCCGCCCTCATCCAGGCCTGGGTGGTCCAGAGGGAGGCGGAGCTGGGCCTCAGGGCCTGGGGCTGGGACACGGAGCCCGTCGCCGAGTGGGTCCTCATCCAGAGGGAGCAGCAG ctggcgGTGCTGGAGTCCAGCCTGCTccaggtgggggtggaggtgctgggggGGGTCCGGTACGGCTGGGGTGGTCTCCATGGCTGGGCGGTGGACCTCATGCTGCACCACCAGCTCAGCCTGCAGCGCGCcgtccaatcacagcacagcacCCAGCCACGCCCCTTTACCCACAAAACCCTGCGCTTCCTCAAGCAGCTCAACAcagag atGCAGTCCTTCCAGCCCGGCTCGGTGGGCTGTATGGACGAGCTGTCGTTGTTCCTGGAcatggagggggggcggggcctgcagCTGTTCGGGCGCAGTGAGAGCCTGCGCTGCGACGTGGTCCTGGGGGGCCTGGCCGACGGCAGCTTCCTGAGGCCGGCGCTGTTCTTCAGGGGCCCCgagccccgccgcccccccgggTTCCCCGCCAACGTGCTGCTGGAGGCCAGGCCCGAGGGCTTCACCGACCAGCAGCGCCTGCAGCTCTGGACCTCCAAG GTGTGGCAGCCCCAtgtggagagggggcggggctacagcCTGCTGCTGATGGACAAGCACCGTGGCCACGAGGGGGCGGAGTTCACCGCGGCGCTGGGCGCTAGCTCCACCCTTTCAACCATCTTCCCCATCGGCTGCTCCGCCCATCTGCAGCCGCTGGACGCCTGCATCAGCCCCGTGGTCCGCGAGTTCCTCCAG GCCCGTTGGAGTCAGCTGGCGCCCCCCTCAGGAGGCGgtccggaggaggagcagggaggaggctcTGGTCtggggctggaggagctggcccTCACGCTGGGCTGCTGGCTCAGCGAGGTGGCCTCCACCCTGGACCGCATGCCCCACGTCCTCACCag GTCTTTCTCTGTAGCTTCTAGCTCCTcccagaagagggaggggctaggCCACATGATCACAGAGCTGGCGGAGAGCCTGATTGGCGAGCAGATAGATCCAATGGAAGACGAGGGAGGAGGGGCGGAGGTCTGA
- the LOC115535473 gene encoding uncharacterized protein LOC115535473 isoform X8, translating into MAAVFAVLLLGLLAPATAAPAAAAPSCDDVITPLRRDQADKALGSWVLVGSVTDEKTGLLPQLSSSFMELSMSEDNSSFTYSERNEFGNGSCVWYHIVGDITDDANLTVRLHTMVRDQGGVETTTRGFIGQITLFQSCPSCPEDRLTSYYSGVYDPTDSNSTNVQFTLDYRREGQHQDLEALKEVPLSTRQQAACLNMTEITGGYTYDGVSEPCPRKVLVLKPDE; encoded by the exons ATGGCTGCTGTGTTCGCTGTCCTTCTGTTGGGGCTGCTGgcccccgccaccgccgcccccgccgccgccgcccccagctgtgatgatgtcatcacccCGCTCCGCAGGGACCAAGCAGACAAG GCGTTGGGCTCCTGGGTTCTGGTGGGTTCCGTGACAGATGAGAAGACAGGCCTGCTGCCTCAGCTCTCCAGCTCCTTCATGGAGCTCTCGATGTCGGAGGACAACAGCTCCTTCACCTACAGCGAGAGGAACGAGTTCGG CAATGGGTCGTGTGTCTGGTACCACATCGTCGGTGACATTACGGACGACGCCAACCTCACTGTGAGGCTCCACACTATGG TGCGTGACCAGGGCGGTGTGGAGACCACCACTCGGGGGTTCATCGGACAGATCACTCTGTTCCAGAGCTGTCCGTCCTGCCCTGAGGACCGGCTCACCTCCTACTACAGCGGCGTGTACGACCCCACAGACAGCAACTCCACCAACGTCCAGTTCACACTCGACTACA ggagggaggggcagcaCCAGGACCTGGAGGCTCTGAAGGAGGTTCCTCTGAGTACCAGACAGCAGGCCGCGTGCCTCAACATGACAGAAATCACCGGGGGGTACACCTACGACGGAGTCTCCG